GAAAAAACCCTATTGGCGGGTTTCACTCCAGGCGATACTTATAATTATAGCTCCGCCGGCGATTTTGTGACGATCGAGGTCTTACCGCCAACCCCCCAACAGGAATTTATTTATGGGCATTTGCTTCAGATCACGCGCAATGTAAATAATTTTTATGACGGTTTCTACACCTTCATAAATACCATCACCATCTCAAATCCTACCATGAGCGAATCGCGGGCAGGATATGTGGACTTATATGACCAATCATCTCTTTCGGGCAATGAAGATGCCGGCCAGACAGCCTTCCCGCCTATTCCCGCCGGAGGCTCGATGCAGATCACGCTGACCACCAGGGGCAGCGGACAGGATAACTATTTTGCGACGGTGTACGAAGATGGTTTGTATAATGGCGATTCGCCACAGGCAGAAGACAGCCAGGAAATTTTCCATCTCTTTTCGACCACGAACGGGCCAAGTGGCGGAGTGCCGACCGGCGGCGGGACATTGTCGGCCCCGGGCTTCAGCGTACCACCGCAATTCACTGATCTCGTGATTAGCGGCCCGGCGTTCGTGAATGAGAATTCTTCGGCTGCTTTCGCGACGACTGCTTATTTCAATGATGGCAGCACGAATGGGAATCTGTCTCCTTCATGGTTCAGCAGCCTGCCAGAAATCGTCAGTGGCAATTTCACCGCCGGCAGTGTCACCGCGGATACATTGGTGACTATTTCCGCTCAAATCACTTTGCGAGGCATTACAAAATCCGCCAGCACAACCGCGACGGTAGTAAAGGTGCAGCAGCCAAAACTGAAGTTTTTGAGTGCATCACAAAATTCATTCCACCTTGATTTGACGGGAACCACTGGCCTTCGCTTTGAATTGCAGATGGCGACCAATCTTGGGCCGGGAAAAATTTGGTCTCCGATCGCCACGAATCAAATTCTCAGCAATAGCGCCACCGAATTTTCCGATTCGGGAGCGGGGACAAATTCGCGGCGCTTTTATCGCGTCCGAGTTCTTCCTTGAGTCGTTTCCTTTAACTTGTCAGTCGGTTCTCAGCCATTCTACCTCTTTTAAGAACATGGCTCGGATGTATCCTGTACAGACCAGAATTCCAGAAATCCCGCGTGGCATTTGTTTTGCTGATAGGTCAGCGAATCAATTTTAGAAAATCATTCAACCTATAAAATAAATGAAAGCCAAAGCGTCGGGAAAACGAGTTCGTTATGCGGTCGTCGGATTGGGAGATATTGCGCAGAGCGCGGTTTTGCCGGCGTTTGCGAATTCCAGGGGAAACTCCGAGTTGACCGCGCTGGTTTCGGATGACCCGGTAAAGCTGAAGCGAATCGGACGCCAATATCAGGTCGGACGGTTGTGCGATTATGGAGATTATCGGGCTTTGATGCGCAGCGGCGAGGTGGATGCGGTTTATATTTGCCTGCCGAATGAGTTGCATCGGGAATACGCCGTCCACGCCGCCGAAGCGGGAATCCATGTGCTGTCCGAGAAGCCGCTCGCCAAGACCGAGGCGGAATGCGAGGACATCCTCAAGGCTTGCGCGGAAAATAAGGTGAGGCTGATGACGGCGTATCGCCTGCATTTTGAACGGGCGAATCTTGAGGCGATCCATTTGCTGCACTCGGGAAAGATCGGCGAACTGCGAATTTTTCAAGCGCTGTTCACGCAGCAAGTGAAGCCGGGAAATGTCCGGCTGGACGATCACCTGAGCGGCGGTTCGCTCTATGATATTGGGATTTATTGCATCAATGCCGCGCGCTATTTGTTCCGCAGTGAACCGGCGGAGGTCTTTGCTTTTTCCGCGCGCAATGGCGATCCGCGTTTCAAGGAGGTTGATGAAATGACGAGTGCGATTTTGCGTTTTCCGAAGGACCGACTGGCGAGTTTCACGACCAGTTTTGGCGCGTCGGATTCGGCGGTGTTCACGGTGGTGGGAACGAAGGGAGTTTTGCGATTGAACCACGCGTTTGAATATTCGGATTCGATCGAGATGGAACTTATTTCCGGTGGTCGCACGATCAGGAGAAAATACGCCCTGCGCGATCAGTTCGCGGCGGAACTGATTTACTTCTCGAACTGTATCTTGAAAAAACGCGAGCCCGAGCCGTCGGGCATCGAAGGGCTTTTGGATGTGCATATCATCCGGTCGCTTTACGAGTCCGCGCGCAATGGGCTGCCGGTGCGGACCAGGGAACTTCGCGCCCCGCATCGGCCCGATTTGCGCCAGGAAATTTATCGGCCGCCGGCGCGGCGCCGTCCTAAAATTCACGCGCAATCACCGAGCCGATGATCGCTTTGGCTTGACGGAAAATAAATCGCAATTCGCCAATCGAACGGCAAATTGCGAAAAACTGGCGCGCTTTCCCGGGCGGAATCAATTCCATTTACGTGGCGACGCGCGCGTTTCTGCATTCAATTTGTTGGTACGTAACCAGCTAAAATTCTTCCGGCCCGGTTTTCCAGGCCATTTTTATTCGTGCGACAAATAGCCATCGGCGGCGCGCATGCCTGACGCGATGGCTTGGGAACAGATGAACGAGTAATGGAAAAAAATATTGAAACAGATAATCCTGCGCCAACCCTGGAAAATCCTTATCAGGCGTGCCTGGATTACATTCAGGATTACTGGCCGAGAATTACGCGATTGCAAACCGCCGACGTGGGGACGCTGATCGGATTGCCATTCCGATACATCTGCGCGAATCATGACATGTTCAAGGAGCTGTATTATTGGGACAGCTATTTTATCATGCTGGGATTGGAGGAAACCCGCAACGACGGTTTGGTGATCGAAATAACGGAGAATATTCTTTTCCTCATGAGCCGCTTCGGGCGCATCCCGAATGCGAACCGCTACTACCATCTGAGCCGTTCGCAGCCGCCGTTTCTGAGTTCGATGATCCGCAAGGCGTATGACGCCAAGGCCCGCCAGGGGCTCACGCAAACCGAACTTTTCGGCTGGCTGAAGACGGCGTCGCGAGTCGCGGAAGTGGAATACGAACAGGTCTGGCGCGGAAAAAAATTTCCGGACGATCGCGAGGTCTATCGCGGATTATCCCGATACTACGATCTCAATATTTGGCATTCGGCGGCGGAAGCCGAATCCGGCTGGGACATGACGCATCGTTTTGAAGACCGCTGCCTGGATTTTATTCCGGTGGATTTGAATAGCCTGTTATTCCAATACGAGACCGACTTCGCACTTTTTGCGAAGCTGCTGGGCGATGGAGAAGCCGAAAAAAAATGGCAGGCC
This region of Verrucomicrobiia bacterium genomic DNA includes:
- a CDS encoding Gfo/Idh/MocA family oxidoreductase, with amino-acid sequence MKAKASGKRVRYAVVGLGDIAQSAVLPAFANSRGNSELTALVSDDPVKLKRIGRQYQVGRLCDYGDYRALMRSGEVDAVYICLPNELHREYAVHAAEAGIHVLSEKPLAKTEAECEDILKACAENKVRLMTAYRLHFERANLEAIHLLHSGKIGELRIFQALFTQQVKPGNVRLDDHLSGGSLYDIGIYCINAARYLFRSEPAEVFAFSARNGDPRFKEVDEMTSAILRFPKDRLASFTTSFGASDSAVFTVVGTKGVLRLNHAFEYSDSIEMELISGGRTIRRKYALRDQFAAELIYFSNCILKKREPEPSGIEGLLDVHIIRSLYESARNGLPVRTRELRAPHRPDLRQEIYRPPARRRPKIHAQSPSR
- a CDS encoding trehalase family glycosidase, with the translated sequence MEKNIETDNPAPTLENPYQACLDYIQDYWPRITRLQTADVGTLIGLPFRYICANHDMFKELYYWDSYFIMLGLEETRNDGLVIEITENILFLMSRFGRIPNANRYYHLSRSQPPFLSSMIRKAYDAKARQGLTQTELFGWLKTASRVAEVEYEQVWRGKKFPDDREVYRGLSRYYDLNIWHSAAEAESGWDMTHRFEDRCLDFIPVDLNSLLFQYETDFALFAKLLGDGEAEKKWQAKREERRKNMFEVLWDNDAGYFYDFDYRRGRRSNVRTVAGFFPMWSRLATPEQAARIVATHLPFFEMNHGIVTTEQSRGETKDFSKQWEWPNGWAPLQWIVISALEKYGFHDEALRIARKWVDLVNRIFLENKVNFEKYNVVDGSRATPDRYPDQAGFGWTNSIFARLVNFVLTGRLWPQRESFYATTKNG